The following proteins are encoded in a genomic region of Pyrus communis chromosome 11, drPyrComm1.1, whole genome shotgun sequence:
- the LOC137707840 gene encoding 23 kDa jasmonate-induced protein-like: MAYNVFGNPITNETLEGMPEYAGKTIGKLDRARVALNMKNAAEKDFNARTHVEKLKEQYGDGVSTLCLVYNATGDTITYSDKKDWLGHIGKAPYAALIANGQWGVFLHVKTAGEASGSTAAVVYRGTDKNGTECDWMLSWSNPWDRTKWDNTVYTEIREPGHFEKGGIWDVIYNFLCQTRPYSKDTWNGCVSIMSTGSDTSPIVEAILTLENA, encoded by the exons ATGGCGTATAACGTTTTTGGCAACCCCATCACGAATGAAACTTTGGAGGGGATGCCAGAGTATGCCGGCAAGACAATAGGAAAATTAGACAGGGCACGCGTGGCACTGAATATGAAAAATGCCGCGGAAAAGGATTTCAACGCTCGAACACATGTGGAGAAATTGAAGGAGCAGTATGGCGATGGAGTGTCCACACTCTGCCTTGTTTACAATGCAACTGGGGATACCATAACATATTCTGATAAGAAAGATTGGTTGGGGCACATCGGGAAGGCACCATACGCAGCACTGATTGCAAATGGTCAGTGGGGTGTGTTTCTGCACGTCAAAACTGCCGGTGAGGCTTCTGGATCCACTGCGGCTGTTGTGTACCGAGGCACGGATAAGAATGGTACCGAATGTGATTGGATGTTGTCCTGGAGCAACCCATGGGACAGGACTAAATGGGACAACACG GTCTATACAGAGATTCGCGAACCTGGCCACTTTGAAAAGGGAGGAATTTGGGACGTAATCTATAATTTCTTGTGTCAAACTCGCCCGTACAGCAAGGACACCTGGAATGGATGCGTGTCAATCATGTCAACTGGCAGTGACACTTCCCCAATTGTTGAGGCAATACTCACTTTAGAAAATGCTTAA